A region of Neovison vison isolate M4711 chromosome 7, ASM_NN_V1, whole genome shotgun sequence DNA encodes the following proteins:
- the C7H11orf96 gene encoding uncharacterized protein C11orf96 homolog has product MPATRPAPPRTPGPSDAPGTPRAGPAFRSRVGWGRAGGAGERAVTFPERRGDVRRKGAGRARFKWHSLSSELAAVWAGAGYISGGPGRRGADGDSRGGERPGAQPSSARRAPRPPTGSPARPPEKTPTRAREGRRHPAADLDPPPGEPQAAASRGAPAQRPPPESPGAPAPGPEDAGSAMAAAKPGELMGICSSYQAVMPHFVCLADEFPQPVRPAKLSKGKGRLRRPRQSRFKTQPVTFDEIQEVEEEGVSPMEEEKAKKSFLQSLECLRRSTQSLSLQREQLSSCKLRNSLDSSDSDSAL; this is encoded by the exons ATGCCGGCCACTCGTCCAG CCCCGCCGCGTACTCCCGGGCCCTCGGATGCTCCCGGAACCCCGCGGGCGGGGCCTGCCTTCCGGAGCCGGGTTGGctgggggcgggcgggcggcgctgGGGAAAGGGCCGTTACTTTCCCAGAGCGGCGGGGCGACGTCAGGCGGAAGGGCGCGGGGCGCGCACGCTTTAAATGGCATTCGCTGTCATCCGAGCTCGCGGCCGTGTGGGCAGGAGCGGGCTATATAAGCGGCGGGCCGGGCCGCCGCGGGGCAGACGGTGACAGCCGCGGAGGCGAACGCCCGGGAGCGCAGCCCAGCAGCGCGCGCCGAGCCCCGCGCCCCCCGACGGGCTCTCCCGCCCGCCCTCCCGAGAAAACGCCGACCCGGGCCCGCGAGGGCCGCCGCCACCCCGCAGCAGATTTGGATCCCCCGCCCGGCGAGCCCCAGGCTGCTGCCTCCCGGGGGGCCCCGGCGCAGCGGCCGCCCCCCGAGAGCCCCGGCGCCCCGGCGCCCGGCCCCGAAGACGCAGGCAGCGCCATGGCGGCCGCCAAACCCGGCGAGCTGATGGGCATCTGCTCCAGCTACCAGGCGGTGATGCCGCACTTCGTGTGCCTGGCCGACGAGTTCCCGCAGCCCGTGCGGCCCGCCAAGCTGTCCAAGGGCAAGGGCCGGCTGCGGCGGCCGCGCCAGTCCCGCTTCAAGACGCAGCCGGTGACCTTCGACGAGAtccaggaggtggaggaggaaggggtgtcccccatggaggaggagaaggccaAGAAGTCGTTCCTGCAGAGCCTGGAGTGCCTGCGCCGCAGCACGCAGAGCCTGTCGCTGCAGAGGGAGCAGCTCAGCAGCTGCAAACTGAGGAACAGCCTGGACTCGAGCGACTCCGACTCGGCCCTGTGA